The Hyphomicrobiales bacterium genome has a window encoding:
- a CDS encoding hypothetical protein (Evidence 5 : Unknown function), with amino-acid sequence MIAGPFAFRPGLVMILRLLRLFAVFGLTGYLGLLGLLYLRQRELMYPRDPAKADIAMAGLVAG; translated from the coding sequence CGCTTTCCGGCCCGGCCTCGTGATGATTCTGCGCCTCCTGCGGCTCTTCGCCGTCTTCGGCCTTACCGGCTATCTCGGCCTGCTGGGCCTGCTTTATCTCCGGCAGCGCGAGCTGATGTACCCTCGCGATCCGGCGAAGGCCGACATCGCCATGGCGGGCTTGGTTGCCGGGTAG
- a CDS encoding hypothetical protein (Evidence 5 : Unknown function) produces the protein MPPRAGKPVLLYFHGNAGNLARTGRTGRFRALTEDGTGLFAVSYRGYGGSTGSPSEEGLLQDARAAYGAAADRFGTSRLIGYGESLGTGVVLKLAAEVPLQAVILEAPYLSTAAVAQAVYPYVPVGLLMKDQFRSDEVVGRVKVPLLVMHGERDQVISSAQGKALYALANPPKRFLRFPAGRHEDLPQYGSLAEVRRFLADVEAGRLTGAESRDAGSSN, from the coding sequence GTGCCGCCGCGGGCGGGCAAGCCCGTCCTGCTTTATTTCCATGGCAATGCCGGCAACCTCGCGCGGACGGGCCGGACGGGCCGCTTCCGAGCGCTGACGGAGGATGGCACCGGCCTCTTCGCGGTGAGCTATCGCGGCTATGGTGGTTCTACCGGCAGCCCGAGCGAGGAGGGGCTGCTGCAGGATGCGCGGGCAGCCTATGGCGCGGCCGCAGACCGCTTCGGTACCAGTCGCCTGATCGGCTACGGCGAATCGTTGGGGACGGGCGTCGTCCTGAAGCTGGCGGCGGAGGTGCCGCTGCAGGCCGTGATCCTCGAGGCACCCTATCTGTCGACGGCCGCCGTGGCGCAGGCCGTCTACCCCTATGTTCCGGTGGGGCTGCTGATGAAGGACCAGTTCCGTTCGGACGAGGTCGTCGGGCGGGTCAAGGTGCCGCTGCTCGTCATGCATGGCGAGCGCGATCAGGTCATCTCCTCTGCTCAAGGGAAGGCGCTCTACGCGCTCGCCAACCCGCCCAAGCGCTTCCTGCGCTTCCCCGCGGGGCGGCATGAGGACCTGCCGCAATACGGCTCGCTTGCCGAGGTGCGGCGCTTTCTGGCGGATGTCGAGGCGGGCAGGCTGACAGGCGCGGAAAGCCGCGACGCCGGATCATCGAACTGA
- a CDS encoding Tetratricopeptide repeat protein, translated as MIRGRYWLAAAGMALALAGCDTVSGLSSQPAIAELDTRDTADANVNIGSLTEVISRNPNDPGAYNTRGAAYARVGRFSDAISDFTKAVQIDPNLASAYTNRGLALRQSGRNDAALADFNRATTANPNYAPAYVARANLLRQQGNSQQAIADLNTAIRLNPEAAEAFHARGLVYQKEGQHQHAVTDFDSVIDRNPYTAPPYIARGQSLNALGKYDAALEDFTAALNVDNRNADAWAGRGFAFEKLGKKTEASEAYQRALGLDGNNAQARAGQSRLGGGGLFRS; from the coding sequence ATGATCCGAGGCAGATATTGGCTGGCCGCAGCCGGCATGGCATTGGCGCTCGCAGGCTGCGACACCGTCTCCGGCCTCTCCTCCCAGCCCGCCATCGCCGAACTCGACACCCGCGACACCGCCGACGCCAACGTCAATATCGGCTCGCTGACCGAGGTCATCAGCCGCAACCCCAACGATCCCGGCGCCTACAATACCCGTGGAGCCGCCTATGCCCGCGTCGGCCGCTTCTCCGATGCGATCTCGGATTTCACCAAGGCGGTGCAGATCGATCCGAATCTCGCCTCGGCCTATACGAATCGCGGCCTCGCGCTGCGTCAGAGCGGCCGCAACGATGCCGCGCTCGCCGATTTCAACCGTGCCACCACGGCGAACCCGAACTACGCGCCGGCCTATGTCGCCCGCGCCAACCTGCTGCGCCAGCAGGGCAACAGCCAGCAGGCCATCGCCGACCTCAACACCGCCATCCGCCTCAACCCGGAAGCGGCGGAGGCCTTCCATGCGCGCGGCCTCGTCTACCAGAAGGAAGGCCAGCATCAGCATGCCGTCACCGATTTCGATTCGGTGATCGACCGCAATCCCTACACCGCGCCCCCCTACATCGCCCGCGGCCAGAGCCTGAACGCGCTCGGCAAATACGACGCCGCGCTGGAGGATTTCACGGCAGCGCTCAATGTCGACAACCGCAATGCCGACGCCTGGGCCGGCCGGGGCTTCGCTTTCGAGAAGCTCGGCAAGAAGACGGAAGCCTCGGAAGCCTATCAGCGCGCGCTCGGCCTCGACGGCAACAACGCCCAGGCACGCGCCGGCCAGTCCCGTCTCGGCGGCGGCGGCCTGTTCCGTAGCTGA
- the rpsU gene encoding 30S ribosomal protein S21: MQVLVRDNNVDQALRALKKKMQREGIFREMKLRGHYEKPSEKKAREKAEAVRRARKLVRKKLQREGLLPAPVKPKRP; encoded by the coding sequence GTGCAGGTTCTCGTTCGCGACAACAATGTCGATCAGGCTCTCCGCGCTCTCAAGAAGAAGATGCAGCGCGAAGGTATCTTCCGTGAGATGAAGCTCCGCGGTCACTACGAGAAGCCCTCCGAGAAGAAGGCGCGCGAGAAGGCCGAGGCCGTCCGCCGCGCCCGCAAGCTCGTCCGCAAGAAGCTGCAGCGCGAAGGCCTCCTGCCCGCGCCGGTGAAGCCGAAGCGCCCCTGA
- the purK gene encoding N5-carboxyaminoimidazole ribonucleotide synthase: MSPPVPTGLAPGAVLGILGGGQLARMMALAAADLGIRCHIFAPETDSPAFDVAARHSIAGYDDEAALAAFAGAVDVVTYEFENVPAATAAFLAGRVPLHPGARALAVTQDRLSEKSFVADLGLPVAPFRAVDSLADLEKAVAELGRPCVLKTRRFGYDGKGQVKIAPGSDLAEAYEAIGRFPAILEGFVPFAREVSVVAARGLDGAFAAFDVCENEHRDHILAFTHVPANLSAGACDAAREAARRIGEALGYVGVFAVEMFVLEEGDAQRIVINEIAPRVHNSGHWTSEGAQTSQFHQHVRAVCGFPLGDTARRGRVEMENLIGDAALRWREILAEPGAHLHLYGKRDARPGRKMGHVTRVMSEDA; encoded by the coding sequence ATGAGCCCGCCCGTCCCCACCGGCCTCGCCCCCGGCGCCGTGCTCGGCATTCTCGGCGGTGGCCAGCTCGCCCGCATGATGGCGCTCGCCGCGGCCGATCTCGGCATCCGCTGCCACATCTTCGCGCCGGAGACCGACAGCCCGGCCTTCGACGTCGCGGCCCGGCACAGTATCGCCGGCTATGACGACGAGGCGGCACTCGCCGCCTTCGCCGGCGCCGTCGATGTCGTCACCTACGAATTCGAGAACGTTCCGGCCGCGACAGCCGCCTTCCTGGCCGGCCGCGTCCCGCTCCATCCCGGCGCCCGCGCGCTCGCCGTGACGCAGGACCGCCTCAGCGAGAAGAGCTTCGTCGCGGATCTCGGCCTGCCGGTCGCGCCCTTCCGCGCCGTCGATTCGCTCGCCGACCTCGAGAAGGCGGTCGCCGAGCTCGGCCGCCCCTGCGTGCTGAAGACGCGGCGCTTCGGCTACGACGGCAAGGGGCAGGTCAAGATCGCTCCCGGCAGCGATCTGGCGGAGGCCTATGAGGCGATCGGCCGTTTCCCGGCGATCCTGGAAGGGTTCGTGCCCTTCGCCCGCGAGGTCTCGGTGGTGGCCGCGCGCGGCCTCGACGGTGCCTTCGCCGCCTTCGACGTCTGCGAGAACGAGCACCGCGACCATATCCTCGCCTTCACCCATGTTCCGGCGAATCTCTCGGCCGGAGCTTGCGACGCCGCGCGAGAAGCCGCGCGTCGCATCGGCGAAGCGCTCGGCTATGTCGGCGTCTTCGCCGTCGAGATGTTCGTGCTGGAAGAAGGTGACGCCCAGCGCATCGTCATCAATGAGATCGCGCCCCGCGTGCATAATTCCGGGCATTGGACGAGCGAGGGCGCGCAGACCTCGCAGTTCCACCAGCATGTCCGCGCCGTCTGCGGCTTCCCGCTGGGAGATACCGCCCGCAGGGGCCGGGTCGAGATGGAGAATCTGATCGGCGACGCCGCGCTGCGCTGGCGCGAGATTCTGGCCGAGCCCGGCGCCCATCTGCACCTCTACGGCAAGCGCGACGCCCGCCCCGGCCGCAAGATGGGCCATGTCACCCGGGTCATGAGCGAGGACGCCTAG
- the purE gene encoding N(5)-carboxyaminoimidazole ribonucleotide mutase, whose protein sequence is MAETTPPVAIIMGSQSDWATMRHAAEALDALAIPYDARIVSAHRTPERLFTFAKGAKAEGFKVVIAGAGGAAHLPGMTASLTPLPVFGVPVESKALSGQDSLLSIVQMPAGIPVGTLAIGRAGAVNAALLAAAVLALSDDKLAERLDTYRARQSAGIAERPNREDA, encoded by the coding sequence ATGGCCGAGACCACTCCCCCCGTCGCCATCATCATGGGCAGTCAGTCCGATTGGGCGACGATGCGCCATGCCGCCGAGGCGCTGGACGCCCTCGCCATTCCCTACGACGCCCGCATCGTCTCGGCCCATCGCACCCCGGAGCGCCTCTTCACCTTCGCGAAGGGGGCCAAGGCCGAAGGGTTCAAGGTGGTGATCGCCGGAGCCGGCGGAGCCGCGCATCTGCCGGGCATGACGGCCTCGCTGACCCCGCTGCCGGTCTTCGGCGTCCCGGTCGAATCCAAGGCCCTCTCGGGCCAGGACAGCCTGCTCTCGATCGTCCAGATGCCCGCCGGCATCCCGGTCGGCACGCTTGCGATCGGCCGGGCCGGCGCCGTCAACGCCGCTCTCCTCGCCGCCGCAGTGCTGGCGCTTTCGGACGACAAGCTGGCGGAACGGCTCGACACCTACCGTGCCCGCCAGAGCGCCGGCATCGCCGAGCGCCCCAACCGCGAGGACGCATGA
- a CDS encoding hypothetical protein (Evidence 5 : Unknown function), producing MGYARAPLRARSGQRKLTGQTVSLLMREADSPIRLEQPDRTRLSGKRAI from the coding sequence ATGGGCTACGCTCGCGCTCCGCTTCGAGCCCGTTCCGGTCAGCGCAAGCTGACCGGTCAAACGGTCTCGCTCCTTATGAGAGAGGCGGATTCACCGATCAGGCTGGAACAACCTGATCGGACCCGGCTCTCGGGGAAGCGCGCGATCTAG
- a CDS encoding conserved hypothetical protein (Evidence 4 : Unknown function but conserved in other organisms) yields the protein MGFELSPEEVETFTAELARLREEHRDLDSAIDALEHVGAVNQIQVQRLKKRKLYLKDRIAQIEDALTPDIIA from the coding sequence ATGGGATTCGAGCTCAGCCCGGAAGAGGTCGAGACCTTCACTGCGGAGCTGGCGCGGCTGCGCGAGGAACACCGCGATCTCGACAGCGCCATCGATGCGCTGGAGCATGTCGGCGCGGTCAACCAGATCCAGGTGCAGCGGTTGAAGAAGCGCAAGCTCTACCTCAAGGACCGCATCGCCCAGATCGAGGATGCGCTGACCCCGGACATCATCGCCTGA
- a CDS encoding hypothetical protein (Evidence 5 : Unknown function), which translates to MTGRAARLVSMQGVRRNRLPDAFDLILQLQLLPLQLGHAEVAGRRTRHRLGDRIFKLLVLALEFRKTGLQRHLDSPDERLTGQSDIEPASRLPCDVTRHS; encoded by the coding sequence GTGACGGGCCGGGCAGCCCGCCTTGTCTCAATGCAAGGTGTGCGCCGGAATCGTCTGCCGGACGCGTTCGATCTCATCCTTCAGTTGCAACTTCTTCCGCTTCAGCTCGGCCACGCTGAGGTCGCTGGAAGACGGACTCGCCACCGCCTGGGCGATCGCATCTTCAAGCTGCTGGTGCTTGCGCTCGAGTTCCGCAAGACGGGTTTGCAACGACATCTGGACTCTCCTGATGAGCGATTGACGGGTCAATCTGACATAGAGCCGGCTTCGCGTCTGCCCTGCGACGTCACACGGCATTCATGA
- a CDS encoding conserved hypothetical protein (Evidence 4 : Unknown function but conserved in other organisms), whose product MSLQTRLAELERKHQQLEDAIAQAVASPSSSDLSVAELKRKKLQLKDEIERVRQTIPAHTLH is encoded by the coding sequence ATGTCGTTGCAAACCCGTCTTGCGGAACTCGAGCGCAAGCACCAGCAGCTTGAAGATGCGATCGCCCAGGCGGTGGCGAGTCCGTCTTCCAGCGACCTCAGCGTGGCCGAGCTGAAGCGGAAGAAGTTGCAACTGAAGGATGAGATCGAACGCGTCCGGCAGACGATTCCGGCGCACACCTTGCATTGA
- a CDS encoding Uncharacterized membrane protein YeaQ/YmgE, transglycosylase-associated protein family: MGIIWTIIIGFVAGLVAKFIMPGSNEPSGFVLTTILGIVGAFVATYLGQALGWYAPGQGAGLIGAVVGAIVVLVIWGAISGRNRAA; this comes from the coding sequence ATGGGCATCATCTGGACCATCATCATCGGCTTCGTCGCCGGTCTCGTCGCCAAGTTCATCATGCCGGGCTCGAACGAGCCGTCCGGCTTCGTGCTGACGACGATCCTCGGCATCGTCGGCGCCTTCGTCGCGACCTATCTCGGCCAAGCGCTCGGCTGGTACGCACCCGGGCAGGGCGCAGGCCTGATCGGCGCGGTCGTCGGCGCCATCGTGGTCCTGGTCATCTGGGGCGCGATTTCCGGCCGCAATCGCGCGGCCTGA
- a CDS encoding conserved hypothetical protein (Evidence 4 : Unknown function but conserved in other organisms), whose amino-acid sequence MSDDNSSSGFPSLTALLGLLAVAGYQNRDKIGEWLGGRGQPEPGQIPPPASQPGQAQALPQEGGGLLGSLGGLLGAGGVGAVLNSGLGELVDRFNQAGQGQKADSWVRQGPNEDVAPNELEHALGPQVIDAIARQTGLSREDLLARLSKVLPEAVDNYTPDGRLSRG is encoded by the coding sequence GTGAGTGACGACAACAGCAGCAGTGGCTTTCCGTCCCTGACCGCCCTGCTCGGGCTTCTCGCCGTCGCGGGCTATCAGAACCGCGACAAGATCGGCGAATGGCTCGGCGGACGCGGCCAGCCGGAGCCTGGGCAGATTCCGCCCCCCGCATCGCAGCCGGGACAGGCGCAGGCGCTGCCACAGGAGGGCGGTGGCCTTCTCGGCAGCCTCGGCGGATTGCTCGGGGCCGGCGGCGTCGGTGCCGTGCTCAACAGCGGGCTCGGCGAGCTGGTCGACCGCTTCAACCAGGCGGGGCAAGGCCAGAAGGCCGATTCCTGGGTGCGCCAGGGACCGAACGAGGATGTCGCCCCGAACGAGCTGGAGCATGCGCTCGGGCCGCAGGTGATCGACGCCATCGCGCGCCAGACCGGGCTTTCGCGGGAGGACCTGCTGGCGCGGCTGTCGAAGGTCCTGCCTGAGGCCGTCGACAACTACACGCCGGATGGTCGCCTCAGCCGCGGCTGA
- a CDS encoding Acyl-CoA synthetase has product MTRSAYDTDLDRNPANFQPLTPLPFLERAAAVFPNRTAIIHGPLRRSYAEFYARSRRLASALAKHGIGKNDTVAAMLPNTPAMLECHYGVPMAGAVLNTLNTRLDAAIIAFSLDHGDAKVLITDREFSKTIKEALALCKAKPLVIDYDDPVYDGPGERLGSVGYEDFIAGGDPDFDWRMPADEWDAIALNYTSGTTGDPKGVVYHHRGANLLATSNVITGNMGRHPVYLWTLPMFHCNGWCFPWTISIVAGTHVCLRQVRAKAMYDALADHGVTHLCGAPIVMSTLLNAPAEERRDFPQTVSFFTAAAPPPEAVLAGMKQAGFEVTHLYGLTECYGPSVVNDWNDDWNALSAADQAAKKARQGVRYPALEGLDVLDPETMQPVPRDGQTLGEVMMRGNVVMKGYLRNPKSTEAAFAGGWFHTGDLGVRYPDGYIQLKDRSKDIIISGGENISSIEVEDALYKHPAVQAAAVVARPDDKWGETPCAFIELKPGHAVTEDEIIAWCKQHLASFKCPRTIVFAEVPKTSTGKIQKFRLREMARAL; this is encoded by the coding sequence ATGACCCGTTCGGCCTACGACACCGATCTCGACCGCAACCCGGCGAATTTCCAGCCACTGACGCCGCTGCCCTTTCTCGAGCGCGCCGCCGCCGTCTTCCCGAACCGCACGGCGATCATCCACGGCCCGCTGCGCCGCTCCTATGCCGAGTTTTATGCCCGCTCGCGCCGGCTTGCATCGGCTCTGGCGAAGCACGGCATCGGCAAGAACGACACCGTCGCAGCGATGCTGCCCAACACGCCGGCCATGCTCGAATGCCATTACGGGGTGCCGATGGCCGGCGCCGTCCTCAACACGCTGAACACCCGGCTCGACGCCGCGATCATCGCCTTCTCGCTCGACCATGGCGACGCCAAGGTGCTGATCACCGACCGGGAATTCTCGAAGACGATCAAGGAGGCGCTCGCGCTCTGCAAGGCCAAGCCTCTGGTCATCGACTATGACGATCCGGTCTATGACGGCCCCGGCGAGCGGCTGGGCAGCGTCGGGTACGAGGATTTCATTGCCGGCGGCGATCCGGATTTCGACTGGCGGATGCCGGCCGACGAGTGGGACGCCATCGCGCTGAACTACACCTCCGGCACCACCGGCGATCCCAAGGGCGTGGTCTATCACCACCGCGGCGCGAACCTGCTCGCCACCTCCAACGTCATCACCGGCAATATGGGCCGGCATCCGGTCTATCTCTGGACGCTGCCGATGTTCCACTGCAACGGCTGGTGCTTCCCCTGGACGATCTCGATCGTCGCCGGCACTCATGTCTGCCTGCGTCAGGTCCGGGCCAAGGCGATGTACGACGCGCTCGCCGATCATGGCGTCACCCATCTCTGCGGTGCGCCGATCGTGATGTCGACGCTGCTCAACGCCCCGGCGGAAGAGCGCCGCGACTTCCCGCAGACGGTCTCCTTCTTCACCGCCGCCGCGCCGCCGCCCGAGGCGGTGCTCGCCGGCATGAAGCAGGCCGGCTTCGAGGTGACGCATCTCTACGGGCTGACCGAGTGCTACGGCCCCTCCGTCGTCAACGACTGGAACGACGACTGGAACGCCCTTTCCGCGGCGGATCAGGCCGCCAAGAAGGCGCGGCAGGGCGTGCGCTACCCGGCGCTGGAGGGCCTCGACGTGCTCGATCCCGAGACGATGCAGCCGGTGCCGCGCGACGGGCAGACGCTCGGCGAGGTGATGATGCGCGGCAATGTCGTGATGAAGGGCTATCTCAGGAACCCGAAATCGACCGAAGCGGCGTTTGCCGGCGGCTGGTTCCACACCGGCGATCTCGGAGTGCGCTACCCGGACGGCTACATCCAGCTCAAGGATCGCTCCAAGGACATCATCATCTCGGGCGGCGAGAACATTTCCTCGATCGAGGTCGAGGATGCGCTCTACAAGCATCCCGCCGTGCAGGCGGCGGCCGTCGTGGCGCGCCCCGACGACAAATGGGGCGAGACGCCCTGCGCGTTCATCGAGCTAAAGCCCGGCCACGCCGTGACCGAGGACGAGATCATCGCCTGGTGCAAGCAGCACCTCGCCTCGTTCAAATGTCCGCGCACGATCGTCTTCGCCGAGGTGCCCAAGACCTCGACGGGCAAGATCCAGAAATTCCGGCTGCGCGAGATGGCGCGGGCGCTCTGA
- a CDS encoding putative membrane transporter protein (Evidence 3 : Putative function from multiple computational evidences), whose protein sequence is MPFDLVFFAAMVPAVVLTGLAKGGFSGIGLLSLPLMALVVSPVTAAAIMLPLLIAQDVVSVWSYRRDFDLRNLATLAPGALLGILIGYLLAAKVSDAAVVLAVGLISVGFALRRMLSDGKKPAMATRASWGAGSIWGFFCGFTSMVAHAGGPPFQIYVMPQKLPPAIFVGTGAVFFAAMNWVKVIPYLALGQFTTQNLLASAALLPFAVAATFAGVWLVRRIPAERFYGIIYWLLLLVGLKLVFDGVRGLHLLG, encoded by the coding sequence ATGCCCTTCGATCTCGTCTTCTTCGCCGCCATGGTGCCGGCCGTCGTCCTGACGGGGCTGGCGAAGGGCGGCTTTTCCGGCATCGGATTGCTATCCTTGCCGCTGATGGCGCTGGTCGTGTCGCCTGTGACGGCCGCAGCGATCATGCTGCCTCTCCTGATCGCGCAGGACGTGGTGTCGGTCTGGTCCTATCGGCGCGATTTCGACCTCCGCAATCTCGCGACTCTGGCGCCCGGAGCGCTTTTGGGCATCCTCATCGGCTATCTGCTGGCCGCGAAAGTATCGGATGCCGCCGTCGTCCTCGCCGTCGGCTTGATCTCCGTCGGCTTCGCGTTGCGCCGCATGCTGAGCGACGGCAAGAAGCCTGCCATGGCAACGCGTGCGAGCTGGGGGGCAGGCAGCATCTGGGGCTTCTTCTGTGGCTTCACCAGCATGGTCGCCCATGCCGGCGGGCCACCCTTCCAGATCTATGTCATGCCGCAGAAATTGCCGCCCGCCATCTTCGTCGGTACGGGCGCGGTCTTCTTCGCCGCGATGAACTGGGTGAAGGTCATTCCCTATCTCGCGCTCGGCCAGTTCACCACGCAGAATCTCCTGGCCTCCGCCGCGCTGTTGCCCTTCGCCGTCGCCGCGACCTTCGCCGGGGTCTGGCTGGTGCGGCGGATTCCGGCCGAGCGCTTCTACGGCATCATCTACTGGCTCTTGCTGCTCGTCGGTTTGAAGCTGGTCTTCGACGGGGTGCGCGGCCTGCACCTTCTCGGCTGA
- a CDS encoding Propionyl-CoA synthetase produces MNGSHAASAHPADGYRATYARWQADPDAYWLEIAKGIDWIKPPQRAFDAAAGIYGRWFPDATCNTCFNALDRHVRDGRGDQVALIYDSPVTGTKARYTYAQMLDEVATLAAVLQDLGVVKGDRVLIYMPMVPEAAFAMLACARIGAVHSVVFGGFAAKELATRIDDAEPKVILSATCGIEPTRVVEYKPLLDGAIEMARHKPQSCVVLQRPQADASMHAVRDKNWRTLVAAAKAAGRKAECIEVAATDPLYVLYTSGTTGRPKGVVRDNGGHLVVLKATMDQLFDVGPGEVMFCASDVGWVVGHGYIVYAPLIQGATSVLYEGKPVGTPDPGAFWRVIAEHGVKVLFTAPTAFRAIRKEDPEGRHLAGHDLSRFRALFLAGERADPETLKWAEAMLKVPVIDHWWQTESGSPIVGNPMGLGLLPVKHGSPTVPLPGWDVQCLDEGGRQVSAGTMGAIVLKLPLPPGALPTLWNDDARFREAYLATYPGYYNTSDAGFIDEDGYVFIMGRTDDIINVAGHRLSTGGMEEVLAAHPAVAECAVVGIRDALKGEQPCGFVVLKAGASQTPAEVEKELVALVRERIGPVAAFKLAVTVNRLPKTRSGKILRATMKKIADGDDYAVPATIEDIGVLDEIGSALKGRGIG; encoded by the coding sequence ATGAATGGCTCCCATGCGGCGTCCGCCCATCCTGCCGATGGCTATCGCGCAACCTATGCCCGCTGGCAGGCCGATCCGGACGCCTACTGGCTCGAGATCGCCAAGGGCATCGACTGGATCAAGCCGCCGCAGCGCGCCTTCGACGCCGCGGCCGGGATCTATGGCCGCTGGTTTCCCGATGCGACCTGCAACACCTGCTTCAACGCGCTCGACCGGCATGTGAGGGATGGGCGTGGCGATCAGGTCGCGCTGATCTATGACAGCCCGGTCACCGGCACGAAGGCGCGCTATACCTACGCGCAGATGCTGGACGAGGTCGCGACGCTGGCCGCCGTGCTGCAGGATCTCGGCGTGGTCAAGGGCGACCGCGTCCTCATCTACATGCCCATGGTGCCGGAGGCGGCCTTTGCGATGCTCGCCTGCGCGCGCATCGGCGCGGTGCATTCGGTCGTGTTCGGCGGCTTCGCCGCCAAGGAGCTGGCGACGCGCATCGACGACGCCGAGCCCAAGGTGATCTTGAGCGCGACCTGCGGCATCGAGCCGACGCGCGTGGTCGAATACAAGCCCCTGCTCGACGGCGCGATCGAGATGGCACGGCACAAGCCGCAGAGCTGCGTGGTGCTGCAGCGGCCGCAGGCGGACGCCTCGATGCATGCTGTCCGGGATAAGAACTGGCGCACGCTGGTCGCCGCCGCCAAGGCGGCTGGGCGTAAGGCCGAGTGCATCGAGGTGGCGGCGACCGACCCGCTCTATGTGCTCTACACCTCGGGTACGACCGGGCGGCCGAAGGGCGTTGTCCGCGACAATGGCGGCCATCTGGTCGTGCTCAAGGCGACGATGGACCAGCTCTTCGATGTCGGGCCGGGCGAGGTGATGTTCTGCGCTTCCGACGTCGGCTGGGTCGTCGGCCACGGCTATATTGTCTATGCGCCGCTGATCCAGGGCGCGACCAGCGTGCTCTACGAGGGCAAGCCGGTCGGGACGCCCGATCCCGGCGCCTTCTGGCGGGTGATCGCCGAGCACGGCGTCAAGGTGCTGTTTACGGCCCCGACCGCCTTCCGCGCCATCCGCAAGGAGGACCCGGAGGGCAGGCATCTCGCCGGGCACGACCTCTCACGCTTCAGGGCGCTGTTCCTCGCCGGCGAGCGGGCCGATCCCGAGACGCTGAAATGGGCCGAGGCGATGCTCAAAGTGCCGGTGATCGACCATTGGTGGCAGACGGAGAGCGGCTCGCCGATCGTCGGCAATCCGATGGGGCTCGGCCTGCTGCCGGTCAAGCACGGCTCGCCGACGGTGCCGCTGCCGGGCTGGGACGTGCAGTGCCTCGACGAGGGTGGACGGCAGGTCTCTGCCGGCACGATGGGGGCGATCGTGCTGAAGCTGCCGCTGCCGCCCGGTGCCCTGCCGACGCTCTGGAACGACGATGCACGCTTCCGGGAGGCGTATCTCGCGACCTATCCGGGCTATTACAACACCTCGGATGCCGGCTTCATCGACGAGGACGGCTATGTCTTCATCATGGGCCGCACCGACGACATCATCAACGTTGCCGGCCACCGGCTCTCGACCGGCGGGATGGAGGAGGTTCTGGCGGCGCATCCGGCCGTGGCGGAATGCGCGGTCGTCGGCATCCGCGACGCGCTGAAGGGCGAACAGCCCTGCGGCTTCGTGGTGCTGAAGGCTGGGGCGAGCCAGACGCCGGCGGAGGTGGAGAAGGAGCTGGTCGCGCTGGTGCGCGAGCGGATCGGCCCCGTGGCGGCGTTCAAGCTCGCCGTGACGGTGAACCGGCTGCCGAAGACTCGCTCCGGCAAGATCCTGCGGGCGACGATGAAGAAGATCGCCGACGGCGACGACTATGCGGTGCCGGCGACGATCGAGGATATCGGCGTGCTCGACGAGATCGGCTCGGCCTTGAAGGGCAGGGGGATCGGGTAG